The Rhodococcus triatomae genome includes a window with the following:
- a CDS encoding cutinase family protein: MLFSRTSTRAVSHAATVVTLRVAAVAVAGALCAGLVPAVASAAPDRIHPYNRAAECPDVLVVAASGATDSTSHRHPLDEDERRLWSNWVGNVTVPTGERFAHGPETVGWAYVPYPATFGLGVTETPTYQASVSAALAETHRILEDAKAACGDRTKFVLVGYSVGAEIMHRVTAGIGQRSSGGRAPGTTDSGTTPGEVTPDDVLGVVPGGWPVPTGRGALVG; this comes from the coding sequence GTGCTTTTCAGCAGAACGTCGACGAGGGCGGTCTCGCACGCCGCGACGGTTGTCACCCTGCGGGTCGCGGCAGTCGCCGTGGCAGGGGCGCTCTGTGCGGGTCTCGTCCCGGCGGTCGCGAGTGCGGCCCCGGATCGAATCCACCCGTACAACCGCGCCGCCGAGTGCCCGGACGTCCTCGTCGTCGCCGCCTCCGGAGCCACGGATTCGACGTCTCACCGGCACCCTCTCGACGAGGACGAGCGCCGGCTGTGGTCGAACTGGGTCGGCAACGTCACGGTTCCCACCGGGGAACGGTTCGCGCACGGCCCCGAAACCGTGGGCTGGGCGTACGTGCCGTATCCGGCCACCTTCGGTCTCGGTGTGACCGAGACGCCGACCTATCAGGCATCCGTGTCGGCCGCGCTGGCCGAGACCCACCGGATCCTCGAGGATGCGAAGGCCGCCTGCGGCGACCGGACGAAGTTCGTCCTGGTCGGATACAGCGTCGGAGCGGAGATCATGCATCGCGTCACCGCCGGGATAGGGCAGCGGAGCAGCGGAGGTCGTGCACCGGGGACGACAGACAGTGGGACGACACCGGGAGAGGTGACACCGGACGACGTTCTCGGTGTCGTCCCTGGTGGGTGGCCCGTACCGACCGGCAGGGGCGCCCTCGTGGGGTGA
- a CDS encoding FABP family protein, with product MSSDPGTGETPPDGDATGSGAPGTVRGSGDAAVTAAAERAKVTAVRNIPTLPDLPLPEDTANLRLGPDLNPALLAVLPLVGVWRGEGEGNDPASGDYRFGQQIAVSHNGGEFLAWESQSWVLDADGNYVRPDLRESGFWRVDTGTSEDGSTSETLEFLLTHSSGVVELFYGEALTQSSWELATDVVIRSTSGALVGGAKRLYGIVEGGDLAYVEERVGADGELTPRLSARLARYIG from the coding sequence GTGAGTTCCGATCCGGGAACCGGCGAGACCCCGCCCGACGGCGACGCCACCGGCTCAGGTGCCCCCGGCACCGTGCGCGGTAGCGGCGACGCCGCGGTGACGGCTGCCGCCGAGCGCGCGAAGGTCACGGCCGTCCGGAACATCCCGACGCTGCCGGATCTCCCGCTCCCCGAGGACACGGCCAACCTGCGTCTGGGGCCGGACCTGAACCCCGCACTGCTCGCCGTGCTGCCGCTCGTCGGTGTCTGGCGCGGCGAGGGCGAGGGCAACGACCCCGCCTCCGGCGACTACCGGTTCGGCCAGCAGATCGCGGTCTCCCACAACGGCGGGGAGTTCCTCGCCTGGGAGTCGCAGAGCTGGGTTCTCGACGCCGACGGCAACTACGTCCGCCCCGATCTTCGCGAGAGCGGCTTCTGGCGGGTGGACACCGGCACCTCGGAGGACGGGTCCACGTCGGAGACCCTGGAATTCCTTCTCACCCACAGCTCGGGCGTCGTCGAACTCTTCTACGGCGAGGCCCTCACGCAGTCCTCGTGGGAGCTGGCCACCGACGTCGTGATCCGGTCGACCTCCGGGGCGCTGGTGGGTGGCGCCAAACGCCTCTACGGCATCGTCGAGGGAGGCGATCTCGCGTACGTCGAGGAGCGCGTCGGCGCCGACGGCGAACTCACCCCACGGCTGTCCGCGCGGCTCGCCCGCTACATCGGCTGA
- a CDS encoding AAA family ATPase, with product MLIWINGAFGAGKTQTSFELARRLPCSHVADPELVGFAIHKMLPESARGDFQDRPQWRAAVVDTLADAAAAHEGPVVVPMTLVDTRYFDEIMTGLTGRGVDVRHYTLVASPDTLRRRLRTRSGYWLGRLSGRDETWAMQQIDRCVGALSAERFAEHVDTDSRTVHEVVEDIADRAGLSPRGARLSPIRYQLRRAAVGVRHIRL from the coding sequence ATGCTGATCTGGATCAACGGCGCCTTCGGTGCGGGAAAGACCCAGACGTCGTTCGAACTCGCTCGCCGCCTCCCCTGCTCGCACGTCGCGGACCCCGAACTCGTCGGGTTCGCGATCCACAAGATGCTGCCGGAGTCGGCGCGCGGCGATTTCCAGGATCGGCCGCAGTGGCGAGCCGCGGTGGTGGACACGCTCGCCGACGCGGCCGCCGCGCACGAGGGCCCGGTCGTCGTGCCGATGACCTTGGTCGACACGCGTTATTTCGACGAGATCATGACGGGCCTGACCGGACGCGGTGTCGACGTACGGCACTACACGCTGGTCGCATCGCCGGACACGCTGCGCAGACGCCTGCGCACCCGGTCGGGGTACTGGCTGGGCCGGCTCTCCGGCCGCGACGAGACGTGGGCGATGCAACAGATCGATCGCTGTGTCGGTGCCCTGTCGGCGGAGCGGTTCGCCGAACACGTGGACACCGACAGCCGGACGGTGCACGAGGTCGTGGAGGACATCGCCGACCGAGCGGGCCTCTCGCCGAGAGGGGCGCGTCTGTCCCCGATCCGATACCAACTGCGCCGCGCCGCCGTCGGCGTACGGCACATCCGACTCTGA
- the cydC gene encoding thiol reductant ABC exporter subunit CydC, protein MADWRTDPLVRGIALLDLRPRRVLAAVAAGAATLGSALALAALSAWLITRAWQMPPVLDLSVAVVAVRALGISRGVFRYIERLTTHDTALHGTTAARANIYRRLADGNPAATMGLRRGDLLARTGSDVDTLGDVVVRAIVPIAVAILMAIAAVGILVLISPAAAVVLAAALAVSGIVAPVLAARAAREAEQRAAAARARYSEAAVTALDHATELLVAGRLGDARDRAATAEDEAVRSADRAAIPNGFASAATPLAIGASVLGSLLIGMELYGSGTMSPMALGILVLLPLSAFEATSALPDAAIALGRGRIAARRILAILDEAADVGPGGDCDWAGGGSLTARELRCGRPGGRATAPVDLDLAPGTRIAVVGASGAGKTTLLMTLAGILEPVAGSVRADGLELSRIRADDLRRHIGFFAEDAHLFDTSVLENLRVARGDVDERQARAALVAVGLGEWLAGLPDGLDTSLDGGARALSGGQRRRLLLARALLSPANVLLLDEPTEHLDAGAGANLLRRLLSRDGLSGDTPLVGADRTVVVVTHQLPEDIGVDQVIHVHGAAVENPLPNSAAASSFSDTRGRRWSEVEGHTDT, encoded by the coding sequence ATGGCTGACTGGCGTACGGACCCGCTGGTCCGCGGTATCGCACTCCTCGACCTCCGACCGCGGCGAGTGCTCGCCGCGGTCGCCGCCGGGGCCGCCACACTCGGCAGCGCCCTGGCGCTCGCCGCGCTGTCCGCATGGTTGATCACCCGTGCCTGGCAGATGCCGCCCGTCCTCGACCTCAGCGTCGCGGTCGTCGCGGTGCGGGCACTGGGCATCTCCCGGGGCGTATTCCGGTACATCGAACGGCTCACCACGCACGATACCGCGCTCCACGGGACGACGGCGGCGCGAGCGAACATCTACCGCAGACTCGCCGACGGCAATCCCGCGGCGACGATGGGCCTGCGCCGCGGAGATCTTCTGGCCCGCACCGGATCCGATGTCGACACTCTGGGCGACGTCGTGGTCCGGGCGATCGTGCCGATCGCCGTCGCGATACTGATGGCGATCGCCGCCGTCGGGATCCTCGTGCTGATCTCGCCCGCGGCGGCTGTGGTTCTCGCGGCGGCTCTCGCCGTCTCGGGAATCGTGGCGCCCGTCCTCGCGGCGCGCGCTGCGCGGGAGGCCGAGCAGCGTGCGGCCGCGGCGCGGGCCCGCTACAGCGAGGCCGCGGTCACCGCCCTCGATCATGCCACCGAGCTGCTCGTCGCCGGCCGGCTCGGTGACGCGCGCGACCGGGCCGCGACGGCCGAGGACGAGGCGGTCCGGTCTGCGGACCGCGCCGCGATTCCGAACGGTTTCGCCTCCGCGGCGACACCACTGGCCATCGGTGCCAGCGTGCTCGGATCCCTGCTGATCGGCATGGAGCTGTACGGGTCGGGAACCATGAGTCCGATGGCCCTGGGCATTCTCGTCCTGCTTCCGCTGTCCGCATTCGAGGCGACCTCGGCGCTGCCCGATGCCGCGATCGCCCTCGGCCGCGGCAGGATCGCCGCCCGGCGCATCCTCGCGATCCTCGACGAGGCCGCCGATGTGGGGCCCGGTGGTGACTGCGACTGGGCAGGAGGCGGATCGCTGACGGCGCGGGAATTGCGATGCGGCCGGCCCGGTGGCCGCGCCACGGCGCCGGTCGACCTGGATCTCGCACCGGGTACCCGGATCGCGGTGGTGGGGGCCAGCGGAGCGGGAAAGACCACGCTCCTCATGACGTTGGCGGGCATCCTCGAACCGGTGGCGGGCTCGGTACGCGCCGACGGCCTCGAGCTGAGCCGCATCCGCGCCGACGACCTGCGCCGGCACATCGGGTTCTTCGCCGAGGACGCCCACCTGTTCGACACGTCGGTGCTCGAGAACCTGAGGGTGGCTCGGGGAGATGTGGACGAGAGGCAGGCCCGAGCCGCGCTCGTCGCCGTCGGGCTGGGGGAGTGGCTGGCGGGACTGCCGGACGGACTCGACACCTCACTCGATGGTGGGGCCCGGGCGCTGTCCGGCGGGCAACGTCGTCGATTGCTCCTGGCGCGTGCCCTGCTGTCACCCGCGAATGTCCTGTTGCTCGACGAACCGACCGAGCACCTCGATGCCGGAGCCGGGGCGAACCTGCTCCGGCGGCTGCTGTCCCGTGACGGGCTCTCCGGCGACACCCCACTGGTCGGTGCCGACCGGACGGTCGTCGTCGTCACCCATCAGTTGCCGGAGGATATCGGCGTCGACCAGGTGATTCACGTCCACGGAGCGGCTGTGGAAAATCCATTGCCGAACTCCGCGGCCGCGAGTAGTTTCTCGGATACACGAGGAAGGAGGTGGTCTGAAGTTGAAGGACATACGGACACGTGA
- the cydD gene encoding thiol reductant ABC exporter subunit CydD yields the protein MSIEVGDAPRSSRAERPRGPVDPRLWKYSASARGYLVLTVVLAVIDVAMVVVAALTIGRVLAGIITTRTVAPAEWATELTILAGAVAIRAVVAWSQTRFADRAADRVVAELRAEVLDVATELPGRELDPRRDEIATVLTRGIAGLRPYLTGYLPALVLVATLTPATWIVIAWQDLTSALIILVTLPIIPTFMILIGLLTKGKARRTLAAMTALSSQLLDLLAGLPTLRALGREKGPETRVRELGEEHRRTTMSALRVAFLSSMVLELFATLCVALVAVSIGLRLVYGGMPLEPGIVALILAPEVYLPLRKVGAQFHAAEDGMAAASRAFEVIDRRESRPARGDAPAPTERIRIELDRLSVAGRSGEAPHELSAAVEPGQITVLTGANGSGKSTALLTILGVADPDHGSVRVNGRPVQQIEPQRWWSNIGWLPQRPVLTPGTVRENIELSGPVEDIDAYCAATGFDEVLAELPDGWDTVIGVDGTGLSLGQRQRLALTRVLASGRPVLLLDEPTAHLDETTEATILRALRTLADEGRTVVVVGHRPSVLAAADRVVPVESREELLPEPPAFRQNGGALHG from the coding sequence ATGAGCATCGAGGTCGGGGACGCTCCGCGCAGCTCCCGCGCGGAGCGTCCCAGAGGCCCGGTCGACCCGAGGCTATGGAAGTACTCGGCGTCGGCACGCGGCTACCTGGTACTCACCGTGGTGCTCGCGGTCATCGACGTCGCGATGGTCGTCGTCGCCGCGCTGACGATCGGCCGGGTACTGGCCGGCATCATCACCACCCGGACCGTCGCCCCTGCGGAATGGGCGACCGAACTGACGATCCTCGCCGGGGCCGTTGCGATCCGAGCCGTCGTCGCCTGGTCGCAGACGCGGTTCGCGGACCGCGCGGCCGACCGTGTGGTCGCCGAACTCCGCGCCGAGGTCCTCGACGTGGCGACCGAACTGCCGGGCCGCGAGCTCGATCCCCGGCGGGACGAGATCGCCACCGTGCTCACGCGCGGAATCGCCGGGCTCAGGCCATATCTCACCGGCTACCTGCCCGCGCTCGTCCTGGTCGCCACGCTCACTCCGGCGACCTGGATCGTCATCGCCTGGCAGGATCTGACGTCGGCGCTGATCATTCTGGTGACCCTCCCCATCATTCCCACGTTCATGATTCTGATCGGGCTGTTGACCAAGGGGAAGGCCAGGCGCACCCTGGCCGCGATGACCGCGTTGTCCTCGCAGCTGCTCGATCTGCTCGCGGGGTTGCCTACGCTGCGGGCGCTCGGTCGGGAGAAGGGGCCGGAGACCCGGGTACGGGAACTCGGCGAGGAACATCGCCGAACCACCATGTCGGCGTTGCGCGTGGCCTTCCTGTCGTCGATGGTGCTGGAACTGTTCGCCACCCTGTGTGTCGCGCTCGTCGCGGTCAGCATCGGATTGCGGCTGGTGTACGGGGGTATGCCGCTCGAACCCGGCATCGTCGCGCTCATCCTCGCCCCCGAGGTCTATCTGCCGCTCCGGAAGGTCGGCGCGCAGTTCCACGCGGCGGAAGACGGGATGGCAGCCGCGAGCAGGGCGTTCGAGGTGATCGACCGCCGGGAGAGTCGACCTGCGCGTGGCGATGCGCCTGCTCCGACGGAACGGATCCGGATCGAACTCGACCGGTTGAGCGTGGCCGGGCGCAGCGGAGAGGCCCCGCACGAACTGTCCGCGGCGGTCGAACCCGGGCAGATCACGGTGCTCACCGGTGCCAACGGCTCGGGAAAGTCGACGGCGCTCCTGACGATTCTCGGCGTGGCCGACCCCGATCACGGCTCGGTACGGGTGAACGGCCGTCCGGTGCAGCAGATCGAGCCGCAGCGATGGTGGTCGAACATCGGGTGGCTCCCACAGCGCCCGGTGCTCACGCCGGGCACCGTCCGCGAGAACATCGAGCTGTCCGGACCGGTCGAGGATATCGACGCATACTGCGCGGCAACGGGGTTCGACGAGGTTCTCGCGGAGCTGCCGGACGGGTGGGACACGGTGATCGGGGTCGACGGCACCGGATTGTCGCTGGGGCAGCGGCAACGACTGGCGCTCACGCGAGTCCTCGCGTCGGGGCGGCCCGTACTGCTGCTCGACGAGCCGACAGCACACCTCGACGAGACCACCGAGGCGACCATACTGCGCGCGCTGCGGACACTGGCCGACGAGGGACGGACGGTCGTCGTCGTCGGCCACCGCCCGTCGGTGCTGGCGGCGGCGGACCGGGTCGTCCCCGTCGAGTCCCGAGAGGAATTGCTCCCCGAACCTCCGGCGTTCCGGCAGAACGGAGGGGCTCTGCATGGCTGA
- the cydB gene encoding cytochrome d ubiquinol oxidase subunit II, with product MGLQEVWFILIAVLFTGYFVLEGFDFGVGMLMPVLGRRKDPRGDNRRRAVLNTIGPVWDGNEVWLITAGGALFAAFPEWYATLFSGFYLPLLIILVALILRICAIEWRGKVDDDTWRRRADWGIIFGSWVPAVLWGVAFANIVRGVDINADKEVTSSFFDLLNPYALLGGLTTALVFALHGAVFLALKTKGDVRTDSVRLARWLAIPAVPVAGGFVLWTQLAYGTGWTWAMVGIGAVALVGVVIFTQLDREGWAFLLTTFAIVATIVLLFGSLFPDVMPSTLDPAWSLTIENASSSPYTLKIMTWAAAFMTPVVLIYQGWTYWVFRKRISADQIPPSIGLPAKSR from the coding sequence ATGGGACTGCAGGAAGTCTGGTTCATCCTCATCGCCGTGCTCTTCACGGGATACTTCGTACTCGAGGGCTTCGATTTCGGTGTCGGCATGCTCATGCCGGTGCTGGGCCGCCGGAAGGACCCACGTGGCGACAACCGCAGGCGCGCCGTCCTCAACACGATCGGGCCGGTGTGGGACGGGAACGAGGTGTGGCTGATCACCGCGGGCGGTGCTCTCTTCGCGGCGTTCCCGGAGTGGTACGCCACCTTGTTCTCCGGCTTCTACCTACCACTGCTGATCATCCTCGTCGCTTTGATCCTGCGGATCTGTGCCATCGAATGGCGCGGCAAGGTCGACGACGACACCTGGCGTCGGCGAGCGGACTGGGGCATCATCTTCGGGTCCTGGGTGCCCGCGGTGCTGTGGGGTGTGGCGTTCGCGAACATTGTTCGCGGCGTGGACATCAACGCAGACAAGGAAGTCACCTCGAGCTTCTTCGACCTGCTCAATCCCTACGCCCTCCTGGGCGGTCTCACGACGGCGCTCGTCTTCGCGCTGCACGGGGCGGTGTTCCTCGCGCTCAAGACGAAGGGCGACGTCCGCACCGATTCGGTGAGACTGGCCCGCTGGCTGGCGATTCCGGCCGTACCCGTTGCGGGCGGATTCGTCTTGTGGACCCAACTCGCCTACGGCACCGGATGGACGTGGGCGATGGTGGGCATCGGCGCGGTCGCCCTGGTGGGTGTCGTGATCTTCACCCAGCTCGACCGCGAAGGCTGGGCGTTCCTGCTGACCACTTTCGCGATCGTCGCGACCATCGTGCTGCTGTTCGGCTCGCTGTTCCCGGATGTCATGCCCTCCACGCTGGACCCGGCATGGAGCCTGACCATCGAGAACGCCTCGTCGAGCCCTTACACGTTGAAGATCATGACCTGGGCGGCGGCCTTCATGACACCGGTGGTCCTGATCTACCAGGGATGGACGTACTGGGTGTTCCGCAAGCGGATCTCTGCCGACCAGATTCCGCCGTCGATCGGTCTGCCGGCCAAGTCTCGATGA
- a CDS encoding cytochrome ubiquinol oxidase subunit I — translation MDVLDVSRWQFGITTVYHFIFVPLTIGLAPMIAIMQTMWVITKKDHWYRLTKFFGKFFLINFALGVATGIVQEFQFGMNWSEYSRFVGDVFGAPLALEGLVAFFLESTFIGLWIFGWGRLPKLVHLATIWLVAIGVNASAYFIIAANSFMQHPVGAVYNPETGRAELSSIWEMMTNVTALAAFPHTVAGSFLTAGTFVAGIAGWWMVRNMRAAKTAPEPQASELVEDARVMHRPAARLGMLVMILSGVALIVTGDIQAKLMFQQQPMKMASAESLCHTETDPKFSILTVGTHNNCDSVTHLIELPYILPYLAEGRFSDVELQGVEDLQVQYEERFGPGNYRPNLFVTYWSFRAMIGLGVGSAALALAGLWVTRRGRVPDQKWFSVLSIAAIPTPFLANSAGWIFTEMGRQPWVVHPNPTGVDMIRLTVDMGVSNHSVGTVWVSLITLTLVYGALFVIWFGLIRRYAIAGPSDHDRHPPGDEPDEPDDSGEPEKLSFAY, via the coding sequence ATGGATGTCTTGGATGTCTCCCGGTGGCAGTTCGGCATCACCACCGTCTATCACTTCATCTTCGTGCCGCTGACCATCGGACTCGCGCCGATGATCGCGATCATGCAGACGATGTGGGTGATCACGAAGAAGGATCACTGGTACCGGCTCACCAAGTTCTTCGGCAAGTTCTTCCTCATCAACTTCGCGCTCGGCGTCGCGACCGGAATCGTCCAGGAGTTCCAGTTCGGGATGAACTGGAGCGAGTACTCCCGATTCGTCGGTGACGTCTTCGGTGCACCACTCGCACTCGAGGGACTCGTCGCCTTCTTCCTCGAATCGACCTTCATCGGGCTGTGGATCTTCGGCTGGGGAAGGCTACCCAAACTCGTTCACCTGGCGACGATCTGGCTCGTCGCGATCGGCGTCAACGCGTCCGCGTACTTCATCATCGCGGCCAACTCGTTCATGCAGCATCCGGTGGGCGCGGTGTACAACCCGGAAACCGGCCGTGCCGAACTCTCGAGTATCTGGGAGATGATGACCAACGTCACGGCTCTCGCCGCGTTCCCGCACACCGTGGCGGGCTCCTTCCTGACCGCCGGGACTTTCGTCGCCGGTATCGCCGGCTGGTGGATGGTCCGCAACATGCGCGCGGCGAAGACGGCACCGGAGCCCCAGGCGAGTGAACTCGTCGAGGACGCCCGGGTCATGCATCGTCCGGCAGCTCGCCTGGGCATGTTGGTGATGATCCTGTCCGGCGTCGCTCTGATCGTCACCGGAGACATCCAGGCCAAACTCATGTTCCAGCAGCAGCCGATGAAGATGGCCTCCGCCGAATCCCTGTGTCACACCGAGACGGATCCGAAGTTCTCGATCCTCACCGTGGGTACCCACAACAACTGCGACAGCGTCACGCACCTGATCGAGCTGCCGTACATTCTCCCGTACCTCGCCGAGGGGCGGTTCAGCGACGTCGAACTCCAGGGCGTCGAGGATCTCCAGGTGCAGTACGAGGAGCGGTTCGGTCCCGGCAACTACCGGCCCAATCTCTTCGTCACCTACTGGTCGTTCCGCGCGATGATCGGCCTCGGGGTCGGTTCGGCTGCACTGGCTCTCGCCGGGCTCTGGGTCACCAGGCGCGGCCGGGTACCGGACCAGAAGTGGTTCTCGGTCCTGTCGATCGCGGCGATTCCCACCCCGTTCCTGGCCAACAGCGCGGGCTGGATCTTCACCGAGATGGGCCGTCAGCCCTGGGTGGTGCATCCCAATCCCACCGGCGTGGACATGATCCGGCTGACCGTCGACATGGGCGTGTCCAACCATTCGGTGGGGACGGTGTGGGTATCGCTGATCACGCTGACGCTCGTCTACGGCGCGTTGTTCGTCATCTGGTTCGGACTCATCCGCAGGTACGCGATCGCCGGACCGTCCGACCACGACCGACATCCACCAGGAGATGAGCCGGACGAGCCGGACGATTCCGGTGAGCCCGAGAAACTCTCGTTCGCGTACTAG
- a CDS encoding aminodeoxychorismate lyase, with the protein MGDRVLVTLDHEVRDADAPLLHADDLGAVRGDGVFETLLVRGGNVLQLEAHLARLTMSARALGLPAQDLDDWRLAVELAAEQWSGDGEGAMRLVLTRGREIGGEPTAYVTVAPLPDRVARVRDEGVSVMTLERGYSVDLGTSAPWLLLGAKTLSYATNMAALRYAGVHGADDVIFVSSEGRVLEGPRSTVVIARDKTLITPPLEQGILPGTTQKALFEVAGSKGFRCEYTPLRPADLITADGVWLISSITLAARVRRLDGLTLAEPAWADDFRALVDLAVERDPAR; encoded by the coding sequence GTGGGCGATCGAGTGCTGGTGACGTTGGACCACGAGGTGCGGGACGCGGACGCGCCTCTGCTGCATGCGGACGATCTCGGTGCGGTGCGTGGGGACGGTGTGTTCGAGACACTGCTGGTGCGTGGCGGCAACGTTCTCCAGCTCGAGGCCCACCTCGCTCGGCTGACGATGTCGGCGCGGGCACTCGGGCTGCCCGCACAGGATCTCGACGACTGGCGGCTGGCCGTGGAGCTCGCCGCGGAGCAGTGGTCGGGAGACGGCGAGGGAGCCATGCGGCTCGTGCTCACCCGGGGCCGCGAGATCGGCGGTGAGCCGACCGCCTACGTCACCGTCGCGCCGCTGCCGGATCGGGTGGCGCGGGTGCGGGACGAGGGCGTGTCCGTGATGACGCTCGAGCGCGGCTACTCGGTGGACCTCGGGACCAGTGCCCCGTGGCTGCTCCTGGGTGCCAAGACGCTCTCCTACGCCACCAACATGGCGGCACTGCGTTACGCCGGGGTGCACGGCGCGGACGACGTCATCTTCGTCAGCAGTGAGGGCCGGGTGCTCGAGGGCCCGCGATCGACCGTGGTGATCGCTCGCGACAAGACTCTGATCACGCCGCCGCTCGAGCAGGGGATTCTGCCGGGAACGACACAGAAGGCGCTGTTCGAGGTCGCCGGATCGAAGGGCTTCCGGTGCGAGTACACGCCGCTGCGTCCCGCGGATCTCATTACCGCCGACGGCGTTTGGCTGATCTCGAGTATCACGCTCGCGGCCCGGGTTCGCAGGCTGGACGGGCTGACACTCGCGGAGCCGGCCTGGGCGGACGATTTCCGGGCTCTGGTGGATCTCGCGGTGGAGCGCGATCCGGCTCGGTGA
- the ygfZ gene encoding CAF17-like 4Fe-4S cluster assembly/insertion protein YgfZ, producing MVDNEPVIPDRSPTAGPLLSVPGAVPAPEGSPDSGVAWHHGDPFAEQRAAERAAVVIDRSHRTVLALEGPERLSWLHTISSQHVADLADGAGAENLSLDLNGRIEDHFVLADLDGTTWIDTENARGAALAGFLRKMVFWAKVEVKDDDALAVLSVLGPEAPSILAAVDAPVPDGAYSALPLPGGGFVRRMPWPTAHSFDLLVPRDDLRRWWDALTAAGARAAGSWAFEALRVGALRPRLGVDTDERTIPHEVHWIGAPDERGAVHLDKGCYRGQETVARVHNLGKPPRHLVLLHLDGSADTLPETGEQVTAGGRAVGRIGTVVHHYELGPIALALVKRSVPADTELAAGPAAASIDADSIPADDRVQAGRAAVDRLRGR from the coding sequence GTGGTCGACAACGAGCCCGTCATCCCCGACCGATCCCCCACCGCCGGACCGCTCCTGTCCGTGCCCGGAGCAGTCCCCGCGCCGGAAGGCAGCCCCGACTCGGGCGTCGCCTGGCATCACGGCGATCCCTTCGCCGAACAACGCGCCGCCGAACGTGCCGCCGTGGTGATCGATCGATCCCATCGCACCGTTCTCGCACTCGAAGGGCCGGAGCGGCTGTCCTGGCTGCACACGATCTCGAGCCAGCACGTGGCCGACCTCGCCGACGGGGCCGGCGCCGAGAACCTCAGCCTGGATCTGAACGGGCGGATCGAGGACCACTTCGTCCTCGCCGACCTGGACGGCACGACCTGGATCGACACCGAGAACGCCCGCGGTGCCGCGCTCGCCGGCTTCCTGCGCAAGATGGTGTTCTGGGCGAAGGTCGAGGTGAAGGACGACGACGCCCTGGCCGTTCTCTCCGTCCTCGGGCCCGAGGCACCGTCGATCCTCGCCGCGGTCGACGCGCCGGTCCCGGACGGCGCCTATTCCGCCCTGCCGCTGCCCGGCGGCGGATTCGTTCGGCGGATGCCGTGGCCGACCGCACACTCCTTCGACCTGCTGGTACCCCGCGACGACCTGCGCAGGTGGTGGGACGCACTGACCGCCGCCGGGGCACGCGCCGCCGGTTCCTGGGCCTTCGAGGCGCTGCGGGTCGGCGCACTGCGCCCGCGCCTCGGTGTCGATACCGACGAACGCACCATTCCCCACGAGGTGCACTGGATCGGCGCACCCGACGAGCGGGGCGCCGTCCACCTCGACAAGGGCTGCTACCGCGGCCAGGAGACGGTCGCCCGCGTCCACAACCTCGGGAAGCCGCCCCGTCATCTCGTCCTGCTACACCTCGACGGCAGCGCGGACACCCTTCCCGAGACCGGCGAGCAGGTCACCGCGGGCGGACGGGCCGTCGGCCGGATCGGCACCGTGGTGCACCACTACGAGCTCGGCCCGATCGCGCTCGCACTGGTCAAGCGCTCCGTCCCCGCCGACACCGAACTGGCGGCGGGCCCCGCGGCGGCGTCCATCGACGCCGACTCGATCCCCGCCGACGACCGTGTCCAGGCCGGGCGCGCCGCCGTCGACCGGTTGCGCGGACGATGA
- a CDS encoding MOSC domain-containing protein: MTGRLLAVCLLHTERDSGVRRVPRTAIDKRPVDGSVPVTFGGVGADYVCDVAHHGGPFKAVYAYEEAEALRWAEELGRTLPAGWFGENLRVAGIRATDAVIGERWRIGDVELEVTSPRTPCATFANWAGEPRWVKRFTERADTGTYLRVLREGTVRAGDSIERISVPDHGVTVRDVFTGHDADLLSTLASSGLDLAPSTTEKIAYHLRRVGADTPGAEVSR; the protein is encoded by the coding sequence ATGACCGGGCGGCTGCTCGCGGTGTGCCTCCTGCACACCGAACGCGACAGCGGAGTTCGCCGGGTGCCTCGGACGGCGATCGACAAGCGGCCCGTCGACGGGTCGGTCCCGGTGACGTTCGGCGGCGTCGGCGCGGACTACGTCTGCGACGTGGCGCATCACGGCGGCCCGTTCAAGGCGGTCTACGCCTACGAGGAGGCCGAGGCGCTGCGGTGGGCCGAGGAACTGGGGCGCACTCTCCCGGCCGGATGGTTCGGGGAGAACCTGCGAGTCGCGGGGATACGCGCGACGGACGCGGTGATCGGCGAGCGCTGGCGGATCGGCGACGTCGAACTCGAGGTCACCTCGCCGCGCACCCCCTGCGCCACCTTCGCGAACTGGGCCGGCGAACCACGCTGGGTGAAGCGCTTCACCGAGCGGGCCGACACCGGCACCTACCTCCGTGTCCTCCGGGAAGGCACGGTGCGGGCCGGTGACTCGATCGAGCGGATCTCCGTGCCCGACCACGGCGTGACCGTTCGCGACGTCTTCACCGGTCACGACGCGGACCTGCTGTCCACACTCGCATCGTCCGGTCTCGACCTCGCTCCGAGCACCACCGAGAAGATCGCGTACCACCTGCGCCGCGTCGGCGCCGACACCCCGGGAGCCGAGGTGTCGCGATGA